The following coding sequences are from one Macaca nemestrina isolate mMacNem1 chromosome 1, mMacNem.hap1, whole genome shotgun sequence window:
- the LOC105498065 gene encoding cellular retinoic acid-binding protein 2: MPNFSGNWKIIRSENFEDLLKVLGVNVMLRKIAVAAASKPAVEIKQEGDTFYIKTSTTVRTTEINFKVGEEFEEQTVDGRPCKSLVKWESENKMVCEQKLLKGEGPKTSWTRELTNDGELILTMTADDVVCTRVYVRE, translated from the exons atgcccaacttctCTGGCAATTGGAAAATCATCCGATCGGAAAACTTCGAGGATTTGCTCAAAGTGCTGG GGGTGAATGTGATGCTGAGGAAGATTGCTGTGGCTGCAGCGTCCAAGCCAGCAGTGGAGATCAAACAGGAGGGAGACACTTTCTACATCAAAACCTCCACCACCGTGCGCACCACAGAGATTAACTTCAAGGTTGGGGAGGAGTTTGAGGAGCAGACTGTGGATGGGAGGCCCTGTAAG AGCCTGGTGAAATGGGAGAGCGAGAATAAAATGGTCTGTGAGCAGAAGCTCCTGAAGGGAGAGGGCCCCAAGACCTCGTGGACCAGAGAACTGACCAATGATGGGGAGCTGATCCTG ACCATGACGGCAGATGATGTTGTGTGCACCAGGGTCTACGTCCGAGAGTGA